The genomic stretch ttttattatttttaaaaatatgaaattgatttcagagaggaagagaaagacagaaacatcaatgatgacagagaatcattgatcagctgccacctgcacaccccctactggggattgagcctgcaacccaggcatgtgccccaatcggGAAATAAACCCTGACCTTCTAGTTcgtaagtcaatgctcaaccactgagccacaccagctggacaccACACCTCTTTTAGGTGATAAACATGCTTAATTCTTCTACCTTAAGTCATGCAAACACATTCTCAGCAGATTGTTGGCTAAGTCAACACCTTATCAAACCACCTTTTCTTTGCCTACCCACTATAGAGGCTCCAAGAGGAAATGCTTCTTTTCTCAGTCTTTGCTATTAGTCTCCCTGTAACACAGCTGTGGTCAAGGAGATGTAAGCAGTAGTCTACTGAGGGGCGTCTGGGGAAACCTTTTCTGATAAAAGGCAGCGATGTTGCTAGTGCTACCCACTCCATTTCTTCTTGCATTGAATGCAGATATTTTACCTGAAGCTGTGGCAGCGATGTGCCCATGATGGAAAAGCCATGAAACTCAAGGCATTGAATTATTTTGTCTCTGAACAATCCCACTGACCTCCAGATTTATTATATGAGGAAATAAATCCCTACTTGCTCATAAGCCATTGTTAACTGGGCTTTCTATTGATGTAGCCAAAAGCTCTTCTGATAGAGGTTCTTTCAACCCCAATCTCCCTCTAGTTATCTTTCTAAACTCTCCTTTCCCAGTCAAGCTACTAAGTCTTTTTCAACCTTTAACTCACTCTTTAACCTACTAAAATTTACATAGTTTATCAACAACCAAACTAAgggcaatatttatatttttatcttacttTAACCCTTTGTAGCATTTGAAAGTATTAACTATTCCTATCCCTACACTAAAATTCTCCTTTTACTTCTGTTCCACAATGTTCTCCTGATttttctggggttttttttttttgtgtttctcTTAACTGTTGTTTCCAAGGTATGTTCCAAAACCTCCACTGGATGCCTAAAACAATAATAAGGTGTACTGaaccctatacacacacacacacaatgtttttCCCCATAAATACATACTTAAGATAAAGTTGGATTTACAAATTAGACACAGTAAAAGATTAACAGTAACTAATGAGAACAATTTTAACAAGATACTGTAgtaagttatgtgaatgtggtctctcaaaatatctcattgtactgtactcacccttcttgtgatgatgtgacaTGATACAGTGGCTATGTGATGAGATCACAATGAAGTGAGGTGACATGGGAATTCAGCAAGCAACTCAGAATGatgtgaaatttaaaacatgaattgtgGGGGTTcttttggaattttccatttaatatttttggattcaaGGTTGACTGTGGATAACAAACTGTGAAAAGCAAAACCATGAATTGGGGTTTGGGGAACTATTATACTCCCAGAGAACCCTCTAATCAATGCCCTACTGCTTAGTGTATAGTCTATTATGAATCTTCACTTGGATATCCACATACTCATCAAAATGCCCCCAGACTGAACTCATCATTGCCCACAAAATTGGTcaactttatatttttagttatgGCATCCCTATACATCCAAATAAGAAATTCAAGCACTCACATTTAATCAGTTACCACATTATCTAGATTCTGTCTCATTTTTGCTTGAATTCTTCCTCTCCCATCTCATTGTCACTTTCTCAGTTTAAGCCTTGGAAAACAAgactatatcatttttatttttattttctaatcacATCTAACACATGTTTATAGCACTTATTAAATGtgtgtgaaataaataaaattgtctttaCTATAGGTCTATAAAATCTCCATGATTGTTTTGCATATGTTTGAATTACAAAGGTTTTATTAATGTCAGATGTTTATTTCTATTAGTGTTCAGCCTATCTTCCTTTCCACTCGATTGTCAATATGATACAAAGGTATGTATTTGAGTCCTAGGAAAAGACTATAAGTTATATTATTTCCTAAGTAATTAGCTTATTTAACAACAATTTAATGACTGTTGAGGACTTAAAAAACAGTATACTATTGCATTAAGATTTGTACAATTATTCCATCACCTGTTTGCAACCAGCCGATGTTTAAGGGAGAAAATAATGCAAGAAGGGGGTAGGCATGGGAAAATAAAAGGATTTGGTAGAGATAGAGAATTTTAACTTACAATATCCAGGGAAACCAGACTGTAAAATAGTAGCATCTAATAACATACATAACGTGATAAAAGATTAAGGATGTCCCAATATTCATTCTATCTACAGGTTTGTTGCTTTATAGAGCTTAAAGGGATCCTGGAGATCTTCTAAATCCAAAATCCCTCATTTACCAAATATGGGCACTGTGACCTGGTGCAAGTAGGTGACTTGTCCAAGTTAGTGACAGATCAGAGTACATACCAGGTCTTTGGGCTGTCCAGTTAAGCACTCTCACATATTCTCTCCAATGTGAAATCTCTGACATCCAAAGGAAAATCTGCAGTATGATACAACAGAACTTATCTTCGGCATGAATCCTCGTTGTCTAGAATATCAGCTACTTAAGCCTTCAGATACgaagtttttctttctaattcaatCAAGATTTTCCACTTTTATATGGTTCCTCTGCAGTGGTCTGTATCATCTGACGTGGTATAATATACCTCACCTGAAATATTCCTAGAATCATTACATTTATTGGTTCCTACATGACATGATATATCTGATTATCACTGACGAGTTCATCAAAAGGGGCCCAGTGAAAACTTGCCTCATGTATGAGTTCTCTGATGCCGTGTAAGGTTTGTACTCcgactgaaggctttcccacattcactacactgatagggtttctctcctgtatgagTTCTCTGATGCACTACAAGGGATGAATTCTTAATGAAGGCTTTACCACACTGAtcacattcatagggtttctcaccAGTATGAATTCTTTGATGCTCAATAAGGTATGCACTCTGGCTAAAGGCCTTTCCACATTCATTGCActcataaggtttctctccagtgtgaataaCCCGATGTACAGTAAGGGATGATCGTCCAGTAAAATGCTTCCCACATACGATACActcataaggcttctctccagtatgaatccTCCGATGTTGAGTAAGAGATGAATTCTTACTGAAAGCTTTTCCACACTGATTACATTCAAAAGGTTTTACTCCAGAATGAAGTCTCTGATGTTCTATAAGGTATGTACTTTGGCTAAAGGATTTCCCACATTTGTTACATTTGtagggtttttctccagtgtgattTCGTTGATGCAGGGTAAGAGTTGAGCTCTTactgaaggcttttccacattcactacactcatagggtttctctccagtatgactTCTCTGGTGTACAATAAGGTGCATACTTTGACtgaaagacttcccacattcattacattcatagggcttttctcctgtatgaattcTTTGATGTACTGTGAGATTCATACTTTGGGTAAAtgctttcccacattcattacatttgtAGGGTTTCTCACCAGTATGAATCCTTTCATGTTGAATAAGGGATGAATTCTTTCTAAAAGCTTTTCCACACTCTTTACACTGATAGGGTTTTTCTCCAGTATGAGTTCTTTGATGAACAGTAAGGTTCATGCTTTGACTGAAGGTTttgccacattcattacatttgtagggtttctctccagtatgaattctttGATGTACAGTAAGAGAGGAACGTTCAGTGAAGTGCTTCCCACATACATTGCATTTATAGGGCTTCTCCCCAGTATGAATCCTCTGGTGCTTAAGAAGGGATGAGCTCTGGCTGAAGGCTTTCCTGCATTCATTACATTCATAGATTTTCTTCCCTACAAACATTCTTTGAATCTTAATTAATTCagaattttgtttatcttttccatgTGAATTCTGATAACAGGGCCTTTTTCCCATAGGAGTACTTTGTTGTATATCAATGACTGAACCCTGATTGGAACATCTTTCAAATTCATTACCTCTACATACTCTCCTCTCAGTGAGGGTTTCCTTATGGGTAACTGCCACTTGACCCAGATGTCTATCCTGGTTTTTCTGTTGCCCCTCTAACCAATTATCAGATTCCCATGTTTCCCTTAAAGAAGAATGCCAGAGACCTTCCTTTTCCATTATTACCCAATAGGATAAATCTTCAGTAATGATGGGCTCTGGAGTTGACTCTTTGGTTTCAAGTCTTGCCTCCCagtctgtaaaaaataaaaaattcaaatgcaCATTGGTTTCTGTGTTGGGAGACTGAAAACTGCATAAAGTGGAAATGAGAATAAAACTGAGAATACATGGCACATTTGGAGAGCTTTTAAAGATGTCCCTACAATTAGGAAgagaattggaaagaaagaaaaacaaacaaacaaaaaaaacagcgaACTGGTCCACAAATAAGAGAACTAGAAACAGGGTAAGCAGAGAAAAGAGCAAGCCTATGTAGAAGGGATAGACATTGAAGTCACTGACCATTAGACAAGGCTAAATAATGAAGATGGAACTAAAGGAAAATATACAGAAGACCTAGGATTGCAAGAGAAAGATCAGAAAGCCCTGCCATGTTGTACCACTGTTCTTACAAGCCATTTCTTCCTACCTATAATTCTAATACTAAATCTTCAAAAAGATCACAGAGTGACACAATGAAGACTGTCAACCCTGGAATCAGACAACCAGGTTCAATACTTACCATTTTAACTAGTTACTTGTTTCTCCAGGTCTGAGTTTTCACAGCTAtaaagtgaggataaaaataatctGATAAGGATAATGTATAACCTTTGAAAACATACTTGTCTGGAACATATTTGAAATTCAAACTCTTAAGGGAGGATAACACAATCTAAAagcttcccctccccacacacaaatTTCAAGCAGGCTGTAATTTTCTCACAAAGGTTAACAGTCCTAAAGGGCCCTACACTTTCCTAAATACCCATTCCTTAAAGATGAGAACTGGGCGGGTGGATGGTGGGGGGAAGAGACAGGCAAGGAAGAATCTGTTGAACTGCTTCAGAAGGGGCTGAAAGAAGGACCACTCAGGCTTTATTTTCTGATCCCATGTCTTATTCCAGACAAAATGGCCTAGTGGCAATGAGAGGCAGAGGACAGGAAACTATAATCTGAGAATCTGTCAGCTTGATCAGAGTCAACAGAGCAGAGATAAAGACTGAAGCAACAGACATAGTTTGGCATGTGAGCAGGAGGCTTTACTGTGAAGCAAGGGTTATGCATTAACTTGACTTCCTCCTTACAACCTGCTTACATATAAGATAAAAAGTGGAAATCCTAGTGGAATCCACCTCCAAAACACACCACCAAGTAACCACAGAGAGGACCTATCCAATCAAGTATGAAAATAACAGGCAACACATGAATTAGAGATGGCCACTTGCCCCACCTCACTGTCATATCCAGCTACCCAACTAAAATTCTTTGAGAACATTTAAAGTGCCACCCAGGCACAACATAAAGGTCAAAAGGGGGTCTCATCCTTTTAGACAAAGTCCAGATAGAACTACCTCCATTCAAAGATAAATGATACACAGAAAATACCAAGTTTGGAAACTATGTAGAGggttaagaaataaatttttaaaataatgtaaacaatgagaagaaaaaagcataaaaatcaaAAGGGAGAACAAATATTGGAAGAATAATTACATGCTTCCAGCCATCCAAAAGACATCataaagaaagttttttttttaagttgcataCTGGGGAAAGATATCTATAACAATAACCCAAAAAGAACTAGAACCTAGACTTGGAAAACAATATCTATGGAACACTAAACACACTAGAAAAACTGGCAAGACTTGAATAGGCACATAAGAAGTGGATACCTGAATGAATGGTTTAGCAATTCCACTATCAGGTACACACACCTAGGTAAAAATTTAACTTACAAAGGTATaccattcataattttaaaagtagcagtgcacaacagaaaaaaaaaagggaagcaaCGCAAGTATCAATAATAGAATAACTAAATTGtcaaatatatatacaatggaataattgACAAcagtgaatgtttgtgtctccccaaaattcctATGGTGAAGCTAAATTCCCAATGGTATTATATTAGGTGGCATTTTTGGGAGGTCataggtcatgagggcagaggggtgatgggagtAGTGCCCTCATAAGAAGAGATGAAAGAGCTTGTTTCCTGTCTCTCCACTCTCtagcatgtgaggacacagcaggaaggAGTTGTCTCTGAACCGGGATGAGGGCCCTCACCAACAACCCAACCACACTGGCATTCTGATCTCAGACTTACAGCCTCTGGAACAGTAAGAAATAGTTATTTGACTTTTAAGCTACCTGTATAGTactctgttatagcagcctgaattaAAACtagttaaaattaataaactatagcTATACATATcaatatgaatgaataaataatttaaacaaagtcacagaaaaaatatatagcaagaGTCTAAAGTTTAAAAACAGATTAAAACTAAATATGCTGTTTATAGGTTCATTTATGGATGGCAATActtaaagaaaagggaaga from Eptesicus fuscus isolate TK198812 chromosome 6, DD_ASM_mEF_20220401, whole genome shotgun sequence encodes the following:
- the ZFP2 gene encoding zinc finger protein ZFP2; translated protein: MEKEGLWHSSLRETWESDNWLEGQQKNQDRHLGQVAVTHKETLTERRVCRGNEFERCSNQGSVIDIQQSTPMGKRPCYQNSHGKDKQNSELIKIQRMFVGKKIYECNECRKAFSQSSSLLKHQRIHTGEKPYKCNVCGKHFTERSSLTVHQRIHTGEKPYKCNECGKTFSQSMNLTVHQRTHTGEKPYQCKECGKAFRKNSSLIQHERIHTGEKPYKCNECGKAFTQSMNLTVHQRIHTGEKPYECNECGKSFSQSMHLIVHQRSHTGEKPYECSECGKAFSKSSTLTLHQRNHTGEKPYKCNKCGKSFSQSTYLIEHQRLHSGVKPFECNQCGKAFSKNSSLTQHRRIHTGEKPYECIVCGKHFTGRSSLTVHRVIHTGEKPYECNECGKAFSQSAYLIEHQRIHTGEKPYECDQCGKAFIKNSSLVVHQRTHTGEKPYQCSECGKAFSRSTNLTRHQRTHT